The following nucleotide sequence is from cyanobacterium endosymbiont of Braarudosphaera bigelowii.
AGAAATAAATACTCCAATCCCATTATGGACTTTTGCCGCAGTAGGTGGAAAACGATCAACTAAATAACCTCCTAAGACTAAACTAGTAGAACCTCCCCCATCTAAATTCAAGGCACTAATAGATCCTAACTTTTGCATAATTTGTGCCATTTCATTTAAATTAACCCCTTTACTGTTTGTACTATTATGAACTGTTACTAATATGATTTTTTCTTTACTAGTTATACCTATGGCACTTCGAGATGCTTTTTGTTTCTGAAAACTTTTAGTAAATTTTTCGTCTTGTGTATTTAAAGAAATAAAGCCATTATTTATCAATAAAGGTCCTGCGCCTAAGATATGAGAAAGTTTATTAAATTTTTTAGGAACGGTATCACTTCTTATTTTCAACTTATTTCCTATAGAAAATAAATTAGATTTAAAAATCTTTTTACGAATTACTAATAAGTACCCGTTATCAGGAATATTGTAGGACTGTTTTATGTTCTTTGATTTTTGTTTTCCTATTACTTTATCATTTTGAACAGAAACAATAATTTCGTTGTTGCTGAAACTCATATAGTCTTTCCCCCACTCAGAAGTATAGCGAGATATTCCAGCTTGAATATATCCACTATTCAAGCATTGAATAGTAATCTGTTTACCATTACTCATAATTAGAGTTTCTTCTAGGCTTAAGTTATCAATAAAAAATTGTCCATTTTCGTTCCAGCCAACAGCCCCACGTTCTAAAATAGGACTTGACAACCAATTATTATTTTGACGGATAGCTCCTAAAGGAAGCTTATTATTTCTATTAAAAAAACCTCCATTAATTGCAGCTATAACTTGCCATTCTTTTGCAATTTTTTCTAAGGAAGAAGTTCCAACTTGACCATTAAAATTACTAGTAATTGGCTTTAAAATAACTTTTAATGATTTATTGTTAATTTCTAAAAGATTTACAGGGAAAATACTATAACCTTTCTTATTTTGAACTGTTATAAACTGTTGTCGCCAAATAACACCTGGAACCCAGATAATCTCTTTAGGAAGAATTGTTTTAGTAAGAGTGTAGACACTGTCATGCTTGATTTTAGAAAAAGTGAAGTTATTAAAAATATTAGTGTGCAATAGGTTAATTTTAAATTCTGATAATTCTTTATTCTCATTGGATAAGAGTAAAGAATTATGGAATGAATAATTAATATTATGTATTCTCTTATTGGTAATGTCTTCAAAACTAGAAAATGAAAAAAAATTATTATAGGAAGATATGTTTTTAGCGTTTCCTACTCTATGAACTAAAGTATTAAGAGGTAACTCTAGTAATAGAAGAATAGATATAAGTTTAAGAAGATACCACATAAATTTAGTCACTTTTGAATCCTCATTAAATATATTACAGAACATAGATTCTACTCTAGAAAAGTCTTGGACAACTTTAAAATATATGATCAGTTTAGTTTGTATCTTCTCTACATTTCTATTAAGAGTTAGAATATTACTGATTATAATTATCTAAGTTAACTAGTTATTTATATTAATAATTGAAAAGCAACAAGAAATTATTGTATTTCTTGTTGCTTTTCAATTATTAATATAAAGTTTAAAAAAAATTACTACCTTTCAACAACTATAAATTTTCAGGAAAAACTTGTTCAAAATTTGTAATAAGTTCATCTAATTCTTCAAGAGCTTGTTTCACATCAATTCTCAGAATGCCTAGATCTGGTTTTTCTAACAGTCCTACTAAAAATTCTCGTTTGTCTTTGATCAATTTTACTTGTTCCTGAATTGTTTCTTTAGTCATTTTTATTATCCAAAAACTTATTCTAACCTTAACATAAAAAAAATCTCTTTTAGACTTTTTTCAATCAACTTCTTTTACAAGTATTATTTCACTGAGTGCAATATTTAATATACGTCTTTACATAACAGTCTAATAAAAAATATTGAACTATATATTTTTGCAAAAATTAAACATTTTATTAGTTTGTATATGAGTACATGACTAACTTTAAAGCTAGACGTTGCATGGTATCTTAATTGAAGAAATATTATTTAATAAGAATTAAAGCAGTACAGTGATATGAACTATGTATTTTAAAAAGAAACTATTTAAATTCATCTTGTAAAGTGATGAAGGAAAAGTAGCAATAAACCTTACGCTTTCTCTATGTTTTTATCCTTGTGTTATAGATATATTTTCAATGATTTTCTGAACTATCTCTATACCACTAATAACCTGCCAAGAAAATAAAATAACAACACAAAAATTTAAAATCATATGTGTATGACGAGCTAAATCATTTCCTTTTTGCATAAAAGGTACTAAAGATGTAGAAGTCGTAACTAGACCCGTTATGGTTAAGCCAACTAGTAAATGGGGACTAAAAAATAATTTATCATTATTAACATAGGTTATGGCCATACCACCAAGATTACCTAAGACTATTATGTTCAGAAGTAGTGCTCCTAATTGATAATGTCTGTTATTATTTTTTTTTTCTATCAATTCTTTTCTAATTTGTTTATCAGAAGTACGAATATATCGTAGCTGAAGCCCTAAATACAAGACATAAAAGAGTAACAATAATGTAGCTAACATTATTATAGGATGACTGAATTGTGACCAAAACTTAATAAACTCTGATGTGTTAGTGACCATAATATTAATTAGAATTATCTAACAAAAAATCCATATAAGTTAAACTAACATATAATTAAATAAGAAAAAAGCTTATTTTTCTAAACGTACTACATACCACTGTAGGTAAGTATCAGGGCCCATCTCTAGATCACAAAAATTCTCCATTAAATATTTAGCTTGAGATTCTAAAAATTTAATATTTTGCAACTCTCGAGGTAAATCATCTTGACGATCAGACAAAATATTTTTAAGTTTTTCTAATAATTCTTCATAGGTTAAAAATTCTTGTTTATTTGGTTCAAGAACAATAAAACCATCTTGCTGATGCATAATTGAGTCTGACATGGTATTTAAAAAATAATTTGATTAGAGATGTCTTTCAAATATAACAACTTGCTTACCTACTACCGGACTTCTTGCAATAACTATATTGTCTAAATTTTTAATAATTAACTTTGAAAAATTTAGCTTTTGTACATGTACGAAAATTTCTCCAGCCCAACTATCTTGTTCTTTTACTGGTAAATCATACCATTCTGTATTGACAAATAATATTAAGCTATTTTTAGAGTAATCGATTTCAACCTTATTTATAAGCGTTTCATAATAACCAGCTATTAAATTGTCTATCTTATCCTGAATATTAACAATAAGATTTTCTTCTGGTGTTAATAACTCTGAAACGAATACTTCATTATTTTTTGGCTCAATAGTTTTAATTAAGTTTGGATGATTAATAGTTTCTACACGCGTAGATTCAATATTTTTATTCTTAATAAGTAAAAATACTACTACAGTAAATAATATAATTACGATGGTTAGATATACAGTTATTTTTTTTATAGAAGTCAAAGAATTTTGGAAATTAGCTAGAGTATTAAATAAAGAATATTTATAAGTATTATCTATAATCTGATTTTCTGTATTCTTACTATTAATAGAGCGGTTCATAATATGGAGTTTTAATTCTTGCTCTATAGTGTTATTAATTATTTTTATATGATTAGCTAAAATATCCATTTTCTTTACATGCAGTGAAAAATTGATATTGTTGCAACTGATGTTATTTATATAATGATAAACTTCTGAAACTATTGATTCTAGCAGCTTTTCTTTAATAATGTTATCTTCCAATTTATTAGTAATATTCATATAATCTAAATTTATTAGAGAGTCTATTTAATTTAACATAACTCTATTTTTGCGTATTTTTAACCATTAAACTATAAAAAATTGTATAAAGAATGGTGCTTCTTAATAAAATATAGAGAATAAAACTAAAAATAAAATATTTTGAAAGCTAATTTATTAATCAGGCTTTATTTTGGACATAATAACGCATAAAAACTTATGTAAAGATCCTTCCTTAATAAACTATCACAATTTTAATTTAACCTTTTATTTTGCATATAAAATTGATTTGATTTAGAAGAAAATGTTAGTATTGTTCGAAGAACGAGAATAATAATCATTAGCTTAGTTTGTTATCAATATTGTATGATTTCATTCAAGACTAATATTGGCTAACTACTAGCAAGATTTTATCTCTTAAACACCTAGGATTAAGGAAAGCACTTCAATGACAATTTATATGCGACAAATTCCTACTGGTATTACAGAGGCCGAAGTTACCGATGTTTTTAAAAAACACGGAGAAGTTAAACAAGTTCGTTTCCCTCTTGATCCAAAAACTGGAGAAAGAATAGGATATGGCCTAATAGATATGGGCGATAAAGAACAAGAAGAAGACACAATTGAAGAACTAAATGGAGAAGATTTAAAAGGAGTTAAACTTAGATTAAATAGAAATGTTGATTAAACAAAATAAACCCAACAATTATTATTTGTCTTAAATAATCAATGCATTAACTTCATTTAAACAATTTTGCTCTTAGGTTGTCATAAGAATTAACCCAACTAGGTTTTGGTACTAGCGAATATATCCACTAATTACCATTAAGCATTTCCATAGCTTCATACTTGGTTATCATCAATTGTTATTGACAACCTTTTTTTATATAAATACAAATTACTTGATTAATATCTTTATAGGTACTAGTTAGTAGTAGAGAACAACCAAATTCTAGTATTTGTTAGGTAATAAAAGTATTTTCAATATCTTCTACAGTTACATGATATGTGCTAATTAGTCTTATATATTTAATCATCTAAATAACTTGTATAGATATATGTAAATAAATAGTAATAACTAATAAATCTTGAGTATTTTAGAATATAATAATCACCTTATTATCTTTACAATATAGAGTAGGTAGCCTGTAGCTATTATATATTTTAAATAAAATATTTATTTCTGATATGAAAATATAACCTTATTTATGAATTGCTAAAATTTTGTTTATTAGTTAATTTTGGAAAATTGCTCTTGCTCAAAATAAAGTGTTAAGATAATCCATGATAATCGAGGGTGAGGATCGGTAGTCAAGTTTGTTGTCAGTATCGGGTAGATGCTTGTCCGAAGTTAATATTGGCCAACTGCTCTCCGAAGTTTTGTCTCTCTACAATTCTAAGATTAAGGAGAACATCCCCATGTCAATTTATGTTGGCAATCTTTCCTTCAAGGCAACAGAAGCAGATGTTACTAATGTCTTTAAAGAATATGGTGAAGTTAAAAAAGTCTATCTTCCTTCTGATCGAGAGACTGGAAAAATGCGAGGTTTCGGTTTTGTAGATATGGAGACAGAAAACCAAGAAGCTACTGCGATTGATGAGCTGAACGGAACAGAATGGATGGGGAGAATATTAAAAGTTAATAAAGCAAAACCCCGTGAATAGACTTCTAGATATTAATTCAACAAAATCAATTAAAATTGTAGACTCTAACTGACTACCCTAGAAACTTTTTGTTTATTTCTATTGGAAAACTGTTTATTACTTACATAGAGGATATATTATGGCTAAACGTCGAAACTTAAAAAAGGAAAAAGCTGAAAGAAATCAAGCATATGCTCGTCAATTCCGTCAGAAGACTTCTCGTTCTTTTTCTAGAGGAAGATCTTATTCTAACAATCGTAGTGATCAAGAAGATACAAATGATGATGATACTAGCACTAATAACTAAAAATATTTGTTTTTGAGCAATATATGGAAAGTGGGAATTTTAAGATTCCCTTTTCTAATATCCAGTTTTTTAAAAAGTTCTATAATTGTTACTTTAATTTTCTCTTCAGCTGATTACTTAATAGCTCAATTTCAGGTAATTGTAATTGCATAGATAAGATGAAAAATATTCCTAAAATGGAACTACTGGAAATAAATAATTGTAAACATTGTAATCCTAAATTATCGGCACTATATATGTGGTGCAATAAATAGTTTACTATCCAACCTACCAAAGCTGCTATGAAAGTTATTGCTACAAGGTTTAATATACCTATAATCCATTTTTTCACTGGTAATTTATTTAGACGATTGTCTAGAATTACCAAAAATATAAATATAGAAATTAAATTAACTAGAATAGTGGCAAATACCAATCCAGGTGTACCGAAAGACTGATACAAGAGAAAATCTAATAAGCCATTCAAAAATATATTAAACAGACTAACGCGAAAAGGTGTTCCACCATCGCCTAATGCATAGAACACTCTAACTAAGACATCTCTTACTAAGTAAAAAAACATTCCTGTTCCATAAGCAACTAGAACTGGAGCTACTATAATTGCATCATTTACCTCAAACGCACCACGTTGATAAATTACACGAATAATATTAGGAGCAAGAGCAATAAAAACTGCTGTTAAAGGCAACATTGTTAAAGCACTTAAAAAAATACCTTGACGAATCCTTAACTTTAGCTCGTTCCAATTTTCTGGTGTAGTTAATTGTGAAAAAATTGGCATAAATGGGACTAAAATCATATTAGAAATTATGCCTAAAGGAGTTAAAACGATAAAATTAGCATATCTCATTGCCGCTGCTGCATCAGGAATAAATGATGCAAAAAATAAGTCGGTATAAACATTAATATGTAACATACCTGAAGCAAAGGTAGCTGGAACTAGTATTTTTGTTATATCTTTTAATCCAGGTATATTAAATTGAAAACGTAATCTCAGCCCACCCATCCCTTTTCTCCATTGAGCTTGAAGCTGAGCTAACCACTGTAATAAACCACCAAGTAAAGTTCCTCCGGCTAAAACCATACCTCCTAAGTACCAATTTTCTTGTTCATTTATATTTTGACCTGTATGCCAAATCAAAGCCCATACTCCAAAGGATATAACCACACTTGAAAACAAAGGACTAATACTAGGCAATAGATACTGATCCGCAGCGTTAAGAGTTCCAAATCCTATACCAATTAATCCTGATAATAATGCTAATGGCGCCATGATTTGCAATTGTTCAATAGCAATTAGCTTTACCTCTCCTTGAAGTCCAGGAGCTAAAATTGAAATAAATGTATCGGCAAATAAAATGAGAATAATAGTAATTACTAATAATAATATAGTTACTAGTGTGGTAACTGATTCAACTAAAGGTGCTATTTCAGTTTTTTTCCGTTTAGATAAAACACTTATAAGAGAACTGTGAAATGGTCCATTAATTCCTCCTAATAAAATTAGGAAAAAACCAGGAACAACATATGCATAAGAATAAGCATTGATAACTGGCCCCACACCAAATGCTGCTGCAATTGATTGTTCTCGAATTAATCCAAATAATTTACTTATTAAAGTTGCAAATGCTACGATTCCAGCTACATCAATTAAAGAACGAGATTTTTTTTTATTTAGCGACACAAAATTTCTCACGAAAAGCTAGTCACTATTATTAAAGATTTTGCTGCAGTAGGCAAGATATCAGTATATTAAGGTTATGCCTTTTTTTAAAATTAATAAAGACTCTTAAGAGTCTTTATTCTAAGCTATAAATAAGATATATTAAAGACAATAACTTTTTCACCTTGATCATACTAAAAGCTTATTTAATAAGCCAGACAACAATGCATTATCTAACTACTAATCTTTAAAGTTAAAATTTTGTAAAGAATAATATAAAGTAGCAATTTTATATTATTCTAACGTGAAATTGAATTTATATAGACGGTTTAATCATTATTAGATTTTTGTTTTCCCAAAAGATATCTGGTTTCAGCGGCGGCTTTCTCCATAGCCACTTCTGGCCGTAATTGATTAGTAATAGCTGCGCTTAAATAACGCTGTAAAATATCGGAGGCTTGTGCATACTGAGGTATTGGTGGACGTAAAATCGAGTTTTCTATTACATTCAATAACTGAGGATAATAAGAAAACTTAGTTAGTATATCAGAATCATTAAACAAAGAACGACGACTGGGAACATATCCTGTTGCTAGAACAAATCTACGTTGCACTTCTTCACTGCTAAAAAATTTAATTACTTCCCAGGCTGCATCAGGATGTTGACTGTTTTTTGTAATACCTAATCCCCAACCTCCTAAACAGGAACCACTAAAGTAATTATTAGCGTGAACCATGGGCTTAATCTTAAATTTTCCTTTAATGGGAGAGCTATGATCAGATAATAGTCCAAAGGCGTAAGGCCAATTACGCATAAAAACAGCATTTCCAGTTTGGAAAAGGCGCCGTACTTCCTCCTCGGCATAAGTAGTGACTCCCATAGGAGAGATTTTTTTATCTAGCGTACTGCGTAGAAAGTTAACTGCTTCAATAGCTGTTGTACTATCCAGGCCAACTTCCAAAGTATAAGGATTTATCCAAAATGCACCATACCCACTTAAGACTTCCATAAACATCGCAGATAATCCTTCATATTGTTTACCAGTCCATAAGTAACCCCATTCAGCTAACTTTTTTTCTTGTAAAATATGAGATATATTTATTAGCTCTGTAAAAGTATTTGGAGGTTGATATCCATTTTTTTCTAATAAGTCACTACGATAATAAAGAATACCCCCATCAGAACGTATAGGGATACGATATAACTCACCCTGATACATTCCACCGTTAATATCCCCCTCTAAAAAAGCTGCTAAATCTACTTTTGATAGTCTGTCTGATAAACTTCTTAACCATCCTGCAGCAGCGAACTTAGATACCCAGACAATATCCATGAACACTAAATCATAAGGAGAGTTGCCTAATAAGAAAGAAGAAGTATATAAATCTTCAACTTGATTAGTAGCATTAGGACCCTCGATAACCTCTAATTCTATATCAGAATGTTGATCATTAAATTCTTTTACAAAAGGTTCCCATTGAGTCGCTTCTAACGCCTGCATCATTAATGTAATTTTTACAGGTTCAGCAGAAGAACTTTGTATGATAAATAAACAAGTTAACAATAAACAAAAAATTACCAACACTAAGAAACGAGTAATAAAAAAAAAATTAATTGGTAACAATTTGATTAACTGATTAACTTTCATAATAGTCTCTATAGATACATTTATGTTTTTATTTCTGAAGCAAAAAACAACTAGTAATAAAAATAGAAAGAGGTGAGTAATCTCATTGATTTAATAACTTTCAGTTTTTTTTAGGATTTCTACTTCACTATTACAGACATGAACTTTAAACTTTTCACTAATTTTAACTAATAACGGTAAACTGGCACTAAGTGGTCTACCTTCCCAGTCACTAATGATATTAATAATTTCTCCTTCCATACCTTTTAAATCAAATGCTTGTTGCCTATGTTCCGGATGATGATAAACAATAACAGACTCTATAATACGAATGCGATCTCCAATCTTCATACTCATCAGTTATTAAAAGTTTTCTCAATAAAAAGTTAATAATCATACTATCTTTACATAAAGTGTCATCAGATCATAATTATTTAAAAATTTTCTTATTTTTAAATAATTACTTAATTCTAAGAAGTTAAAGATATATTTTATAGTATGATCTAAGAAGATTATCAATCTTAACAGATAAGATTATCCTAAGCTTATATTAATAATTGATAGGTAGAATAATTTTTATTTTTATCTATTCATTATTTGATATCCAAAGTTTTATATCTACTATACTATTAGATAATATTTATAGAAATAAGCATTTATGATTACTCTCTATAAATAGTCCTAAATTTTTTTTTAGAATGAATAATTACGTTATTTTATTTATTGAGTAGTAGGCCATTTAATATTAAAACAGTTATTTTAAAATATTTATTAAAAGTTTCCTATTGTAGATTGATCTGTTATCGTCTTAATATCTATATCAGATAATTATTATGTAAGGCAAAGAGGAATTTAAAAAAAGTCATCATTATAATACAAGTTTTTTGTACTATATTTGATAACATTCTGTTTTCTATTTATAACTTCTAATTTAGAGTTTTTAAAACATATATATTTGTAAACCGTTAAAAATTATGAAATGGTTTATGAATATACTTAAATATACAAAATAAAGAAAAATACCATTTTTATTGGTAACCTATAAGCTATTATATCTAAATATAGTGATGTTATGGAAGAATTTATAGAAGATCTATCTAAGAATAGTGAATATAAAACTCAATATACTATTCAAGAAATACAAGAACTCCTCCCTCATCGATATCCTTTCTCCTTAGTTGATCGTATTATCGATTACATACCTGCTAAAAAAGCAGTCGGAATTAAAAATGTGACTATTAATGAACCTTTTTTTGCTGGTCATATTCCAAGTCTTCCAATTATGCCGGGAGTACTAATTTTAGAATCTATTGCTCAAGTTGGAGGGGTTATTCTAACTCTATTACCAGGAATGAAAGGAGTATTTTTTGCTTTTGCAGGTATTGATAAAGTTCGTTTCCGTCGTCCCGTAATTCCTGGAGATCAATTAATAATTACAGTTGAGTTATTAACTTTAAAGAGAAACAGGATTGCAAAAATGAAGGGTGAAGGTACAGTAAATGGAGAATTAGCAGTTCAAGGAGAAATGTTATTTTCTCGTATTGATTAATAAAATTTTCCAAAAAAATATAATAATTTATGCTTAAGTAATAAGAATAATTTTAAATATAAAACTGTTTCAGAATTGTAAGTAAATTACTTATAATAAGATAACCTTATAAAAAATATGGTTATAAAATCAATATATTCAACGAAAAAAATTGATTTTAGAAACTTTATTTTGAAAAATTTAGTAGTGAATAAAAGTATAAAAAGTTTCGAAGGAATCTTTTTATAAAAAAATAACTTTTATTGATAAATAATAACTATTTATTTAACAACTACTTAAGGAAATCCTAAAGTAGTTGTTGGCCTTAAAAGTTAATGAAATATTTTCCCTAAATTATTTTTAGGAAAATAAATTTTTCAATTACTTATATTTAAGTTTCATGACTAAAATAGGAAAAGCTAGAATAAATGTAGCAATATTAGTCATGATAATTGGGATATCTTTTTGCAAAATACCATAGGTAATCCAGAGGAGTAATCCACAACAAAACAGTAGAAACATAGCTAAAGAAATATCTTTGGTTACGCGAGTTTTCCAGGTTTTTACCAATTGAGGATAAAAAGAAATAGTTGTTAACGAGCCCGCGCATATACCGATCCAAGTAAAAGCATCAGCGTCCATAAGTCAAAATAGATGATTAATGAGTAGTTAAAATATGGTAATGACAATAGTTTATTAATCGCCATTCTCCATAATTAATTTGTAAGATGAGCTTAAGGTAATGAATATCTAATAATTATACCCTAACTCCACAGTATATTCTACTAACTATAAATAACCAAAATAGCTTATATCAAATACAGAAATAACTGTCTTAGAATAGCTTAGTTATATAGCTATATACTTCAGCTACAACCAAAGAAATAAGTTATTAAATTAACTATTAAATATAGTATAATTCTGATTAGCTAAATAAATTATTTTTAATTAATCAGAATTAAGAGTATTCGCTATTTCAGGTAAGATGATTTTTATCTTCTAGAGCAAAAGAACTTTATAAGTGTAAAAAATTACTAATAAATAGTTTTAGAAAATTAATTTTCAATAAAAAAAACAGCTATATAAAGTGCTTTGAAACATTAAATCAAGAAGTTGATATTTTCTGTGAGATAAAGTTATTACAAGTAATTTTTAACAAATTCTTGGCAATTGTTCCCCACTTAACATATCAATGATCCTGGTTGTTCCTATTTCGTTTTTTAAAGTAACTAGACCTGTATTTCGTTCAGTAACCTCACCAATGACACAAGAACTATCAGAAAAAGATGTCATAATTTCTAACGCTTTATCTACAGAATCTTCAGGTATAAAAGCAACGAATCTACCTTCGTTGGCAATATATAAAGGATCAAAACCTAGAATTTCACAAGCCCCTTTTACATCTTCCATTACAGGAATTGCCTTTTCTATAATATTTACTCTGATTTTTGCACTGTCAGCAATCTCATTTAAACTACTAGCTAAACCACCTCTTGTTAGATCCCTCAAACAATGAATCTTTACCCCTTGTTTTATCATTTCTAAAATAACTTGATGGAGTGGTTGACAATCACTTTTAATTGTTGTTTCTAATTCTAATCCTTCCCTCATAGCCATCACAGAAATACCATGGCGACCTATATCTCCATTAATTAAGATTTTATCTCCTACTTGAACTGATTCAGGAATAATAAATTGATCATGTTCTATAACTCCTATCCCTGAACTGTTAATAAAAATCCCATCTCCTTTCCCTTTATCTACAACCTTAGTATCTCCTGTAATAATTTTTATACCTGCTGTCTTTGCCGCTCTCTGTAATGATTGAATAATATCCCACAGGTCTTTCATTTCAAATCCCTCTTCTATAATAAAACCTAAGCTTATATAAAGAGGACGAGCTCCGCTCATGGCAAGATCATTTACAGTTCCGTTGATAGCTAAACTTCCAATATCTCCACCAGGAAAAAATAAAGGATGTATAACATAAGAATCAGTTGTAAATGCAATTTTATTCTTAGGAATATTAACTACGGAGGAATCATGAGGCGAAAATTCTTTATTCATCTGAAATGATGAAAATATCATTTTTTCAAGCAATTGCTGCATAAGTTTCCCTCCTCCTCCATGAGCTAATAGAACTTGAGGATATTGTTTAAGAGGAATAGGACATACAGTTTGAAGATTAATCATATACTTAAAAAATATTATTTCTTCTAATCCTAGAATAAATACTATGATAAATTTTGTATCTTTAATTTTTTTTAATTAAAGAATGCTATGCAAATACTCAAAGTTCTATATATTATTTTCTTGATTTCAGAAAAGACATTACATATTAAGATATTAAAATTAACTAATATTAATTTTATAAATACAACATAATATTTTGACCATTAAATAGTAGTACTTAACTTAGTAATCATGAATTATCTTGATTCAAAGATAGCTTTTCCTAAGCGTATCATGGTTGTCTTTTTTCGTATTGCTAATAAATAATCATTAGACATTCCCATGGATAACTCCTTTAAAAATAATGAAGATTTTTCCGTAATATCTTGAGCTAGATTCTGTACTTTCTGAAAAGCATACAAAGATTCACTGCTTGATAAATTGAGTGGTAAAATTGACATTAATCCATTAATTGTAAGGTTTTTACATTTTTCCAGTTCATCTAAATCTTTCCAAAGTTGTTCTGACGACCATCCGTATTTATTAGGATCTGACATGATCTTCACTTGCAAACAAATATGAGGTGAAACAGAAATATCATCTATTATTTTATTTAAGTGCTGTGCCAATTTAAGACTATCAACAGAATGGATCCAACAAAAATTTTCTAAAACTTTCTTAGCTTTGTTTGTTTGCAGATGGCCGATAAAATGCCAAGATATATCACTATATTCCTTAAGCTTTTCTTGCTTTTCTAGAGCTTCTTGAAGACGATTTTCAGCAAAATCACGAATTCCAGAATTATATGCTTCTTTAATTTTTTCTACTGATTGTTGCTTACTAACAGCAATCAAACGAACTGAAGATGGCACTTGGGAGATAATTCTAGTAATATTTTCGCTAATTTTCATTGAAATTTAAAACAAGAACTTTTAGGTATATGATTAAAGACTACTATGATTTCTAATACGATTTCTATTGTAACTGATTAGTTAGGATAAAATATGATTATAAGTTATTACTTCTACTAA
It contains:
- a CDS encoding SemiSWEET family sugar transporter, translated to MDADAFTWIGICAGSLTTISFYPQLVKTWKTRVTKDISLAMFLLFCCGLLLWITYGILQKDIPIIMTNIATFILAFPILVMKLKYK
- the hypE gene encoding hydrogenase expression/formation protein HypE; the encoded protein is MINLQTVCPIPLKQYPQVLLAHGGGGKLMQQLLEKMIFSSFQMNKEFSPHDSSVVNIPKNKIAFTTDSYVIHPLFFPGGDIGSLAINGTVNDLAMSGARPLYISLGFIIEEGFEMKDLWDIIQSLQRAAKTAGIKIITGDTKVVDKGKGDGIFINSSGIGVIEHDQFIIPESVQVGDKILINGDIGRHGISVMAMREGLELETTIKSDCQPLHQVILEMIKQGVKIHCLRDLTRGGLASSLNEIADSAKIRVNIIEKAIPVMEDVKGACEILGFDPLYIANEGRFVAFIPEDSVDKALEIMTSFSDSSCVIGEVTERNTGLVTLKNEIGTTRIIDMLSGEQLPRIC
- a CDS encoding ferredoxin-thioredoxin reductase variable chain, translated to MKIGDRIRIIESVIVYHHPEHRQQAFDLKGMEGEIINIISDWEGRPLSASLPLLVKISEKFKVHVCNSEVEILKKTESY
- a CDS encoding YggS family pyridoxal phosphate-dependent enzyme translates to MKISENITRIISQVPSSVRLIAVSKQQSVEKIKEAYNSGIRDFAENRLQEALEKQEKLKEYSDISWHFIGHLQTNKAKKVLENFCWIHSVDSLKLAQHLNKIIDDISVSPHICLQVKIMSDPNKYGWSSEQLWKDLDELEKCKNLTINGLMSILPLNLSSSESLYAFQKVQNLAQDITEKSSLFLKELSMGMSNDYLLAIRKKTTMIRLGKAIFESR
- the fabZ gene encoding 3-hydroxyacyl-ACP dehydratase FabZ; its protein translation is MEEFIEDLSKNSEYKTQYTIQEIQELLPHRYPFSLVDRIIDYIPAKKAVGIKNVTINEPFFAGHIPSLPIMPGVLILESIAQVGGVILTLLPGMKGVFFAFAGIDKVRFRRPVIPGDQLIITVELLTLKRNRIAKMKGEGTVNGELAVQGEMLFSRID